The Tumebacillus amylolyticus genome contains a region encoding:
- a CDS encoding methyl-accepting chemotaxis protein: protein MKLRTNTLGMLLVMALVPMVVMGGVSNYISMKGYTKLQDAAVQSAEKKISESIESEKRTATLIAGLAARDPQIDKALTDKDHTALSIGLDTLFKTLKPQGVTLMEVGDSMGVVQYRAHDPGHYGDDKYKTASVSMALSLHHAVGDIETGLSGLAMRGVAPIMDDSGIVHGTVTAGFNMDQKFADSMKNIIGGDITVYYGDAHEMITSTLGEQEAPLTDPDIVSVVYDQQSLYRTTNTVKGLSYDFIYVPLTDYDHNNTLGVVRIGISREEILASERNLMYDSVGLALLVILLALLVGTKNSNSIVRPMVAVMEGLQEASNGRLREIQPIKSAGELKQLQDFYNVMIANIRGLLQKAAGTATQVADLSEHLYVGAQEATQAAGQVSAAIEDVARGTESQNDALQRGNDRLTVVVRSLEEIASRANGLREMAVVVDEASHVGRSTMQRTREEMDSIKSHVELTASTMNALGEQSQKIGHISELISGIASQTNLLALNAAIEAARAGEHGRGFAVVADEVRKLAEQSGNAADEIAQLIVLIREQVQASIAGMQEGISAVQSGSTAVEEAEHAFRMVGDRLDGVTSGIADVHALTEEASVQSNGVEHEFHEIASVAEESAASSQEVASAVEEQSATIGSLSQSMEDLKRLADDLKQAVDQFQFE, encoded by the coding sequence ATGAAACTGCGCACAAATACTTTAGGCATGTTGCTGGTTATGGCTTTGGTCCCGATGGTCGTCATGGGCGGTGTCAGCAACTACATCTCGATGAAGGGATACACCAAATTGCAAGACGCAGCGGTGCAATCTGCGGAGAAGAAAATATCGGAAAGCATCGAATCGGAAAAACGCACCGCCACGTTGATCGCCGGACTGGCCGCACGAGACCCCCAAATCGACAAAGCGTTAACCGACAAAGACCACACCGCGCTTTCCATCGGGTTGGATACCTTGTTCAAAACGCTGAAACCGCAGGGCGTCACGCTGATGGAAGTCGGGGACTCGATGGGGGTCGTCCAGTACCGGGCGCACGATCCGGGCCACTATGGGGACGACAAGTACAAAACCGCTTCGGTTTCCATGGCCCTGAGCCTGCACCATGCGGTCGGTGACATCGAGACGGGATTGTCCGGATTGGCCATGCGCGGCGTCGCACCAATTATGGACGACAGCGGCATCGTACACGGAACTGTGACAGCCGGGTTCAACATGGATCAGAAATTCGCCGACAGCATGAAAAATATCATCGGTGGCGACATCACCGTCTATTACGGAGACGCCCACGAGATGATCACGTCGACGCTCGGGGAGCAGGAAGCACCGCTGACCGATCCTGACATCGTCAGCGTCGTCTACGACCAGCAATCGCTCTATCGCACGACGAACACCGTGAAGGGCCTTTCTTATGACTTCATCTACGTGCCGCTTACCGACTACGATCATAACAACACGCTGGGTGTCGTCCGCATCGGCATCTCCCGGGAAGAGATCCTCGCGTCGGAACGAAACCTGATGTATGATTCTGTGGGTCTTGCCCTGCTCGTCATCTTGCTCGCGCTGCTCGTCGGCACGAAAAACTCCAACTCCATCGTCCGTCCGATGGTCGCCGTGATGGAAGGGCTGCAAGAGGCCTCGAACGGTCGCTTGCGTGAGATCCAGCCGATCAAATCGGCGGGCGAGTTGAAGCAGTTGCAAGACTTCTACAACGTGATGATCGCCAACATCCGCGGACTGCTTCAGAAAGCAGCGGGGACAGCTACACAAGTTGCCGATCTCTCCGAACACCTCTACGTGGGGGCTCAAGAAGCGACGCAAGCCGCGGGACAAGTTTCTGCCGCCATCGAAGATGTGGCACGCGGCACCGAATCGCAGAACGACGCGCTTCAGCGAGGCAACGACCGCTTGACCGTCGTCGTGCGCTCCCTCGAAGAGATCGCGAGCCGGGCGAACGGCTTGCGTGAGATGGCAGTCGTTGTGGACGAAGCGTCCCACGTGGGACGCTCCACGATGCAACGCACGCGCGAAGAGATGGATTCCATCAAGTCGCATGTCGAACTCACAGCGTCGACGATGAACGCTTTGGGCGAGCAGTCGCAGAAGATCGGGCACATCTCGGAGTTGATCTCGGGCATCGCCTCGCAAACCAACTTGCTTGCGCTCAACGCCGCCATCGAAGCGGCACGCGCCGGTGAACACGGGCGCGGATTTGCGGTCGTCGCCGACGAAGTTCGCAAATTGGCGGAGCAGTCCGGCAACGCAGCGGATGAAATCGCCCAACTGATCGTCCTCATTCGGGAGCAAGTGCAAGCGAGCATCGCCGGCATGCAGGAGGGCATCTCTGCTGTCCAATCGGGCAGTACGGCAGTCGAAGAAGCGGAGCACGCGTTCCGGATGGTCGGAGATCGACTGGACGGCGTCACGTCCGGCATCGCAGACGTGCATGCCTTGACCGAGGAAGCCTCCGTGCAATCCAACGGAGTCGAGCACGAGTTCCATGAAATCGCCTCCGTTGCCGAAGAGTCGGCCGCTTCTTCACAGGAAGTCGCTTCAGCCGTCGAAGAGCAAAGTGCGACCATCGGGTCGCTGTCTCAATCGATGGAAGACCTTAAACGACTTGCCGATGATTTGAAGCAAGCTGTCGATCAATTTCAATTCGAGTAA
- a CDS encoding methyl-accepting chemotaxis protein — protein MKLRTQTVGLLLSLALVPMMAMGVVSNTVSMRALSDLQATSVQAAQNTVVQAIQSQEQNATALAIQASRDPQINAALQTQDRKKLSELIDPVYQDLKTQELSVLEIGNSMGTVIYRAYDPEKFGDSKSANPMISLAISSGKTIAAVEEDNDRLSVRSVAPIKAGNIVKGTISYGYATDDKLVQRLKGIVNGEVSVYSAATKKMLVSTIQGEQDTMSGDALLASVIDKQQAFQTTGDVNGAPFDFVYVPLTDYDKNVTLAVMRVSMSREAIVSAQHKILTYSIALAVLTILLSVFIAVRSSNRIVRPMTAVMDGLSEAANGRLRQVKKVKASGELQQLLSHYDLMIRNIRDLMMVAGQSAAQASELSEQIHSGTQEATAAAEQVTRSVDEVASGSERQNQSLQRANDEMSNIVHDLESIAASTKELSDLALDVDVASNAGRKTLQRTREEMNQIHRHVQHTSETMNILGEQSERIGSIVDVIGAIAGQTNLLALNAAIEAARAGEQGRGFSVVADEVRKLAEQSELAAREIAELVLGIREQVEASIAGMQQGLQAVIGGERAMVETEQAFGIVGERLLGVTSGVAGVYELTKTASLHSKIVEQEFHSIAHVSETTVASTEEVAAAIEEQSAMMISLAQSMEELRRLSETLNGAVGRFECNE, from the coding sequence ATGAAATTACGTACCCAAACGGTGGGCCTGTTGTTGAGTCTGGCACTCGTGCCGATGATGGCGATGGGAGTAGTCAGCAATACCGTGTCGATGCGTGCGCTGTCCGACTTGCAGGCAACGTCTGTCCAAGCCGCACAGAACACCGTCGTGCAAGCGATTCAATCGCAAGAGCAGAACGCCACGGCGCTTGCCATCCAAGCGTCGCGCGACCCGCAGATCAATGCGGCCTTGCAGACACAGGACCGCAAGAAATTGTCGGAGTTGATTGATCCGGTCTACCAAGACCTGAAAACACAAGAACTTTCCGTCCTCGAGATCGGCAATTCGATGGGGACTGTCATCTATCGGGCATACGACCCGGAAAAGTTCGGGGATAGCAAGTCTGCCAATCCGATGATCTCGCTTGCGATCTCGTCGGGCAAGACGATCGCTGCCGTCGAAGAAGACAACGATCGCCTCTCCGTGCGCAGTGTCGCCCCGATCAAGGCCGGCAACATCGTCAAAGGCACGATCTCCTACGGCTACGCAACCGATGACAAACTCGTCCAACGTCTCAAGGGCATCGTCAACGGCGAAGTGAGCGTGTACAGCGCCGCCACGAAAAAAATGCTCGTTTCCACCATCCAAGGGGAGCAAGACACGATGAGCGGTGACGCGTTGCTGGCAAGCGTCATCGACAAACAGCAAGCGTTTCAGACCACGGGCGATGTCAACGGCGCGCCGTTCGATTTCGTCTACGTTCCGCTCACCGACTATGACAAAAACGTCACGCTCGCCGTCATGCGCGTCTCGATGTCGAGAGAGGCGATTGTGAGCGCCCAACATAAGATCCTCACGTACAGCATCGCGCTGGCGGTTCTGACGATCTTGCTCTCCGTCTTCATCGCCGTGCGCAGTTCCAACCGCATCGTGCGTCCCATGACGGCGGTGATGGACGGCTTGTCGGAAGCGGCAAACGGTCGCTTGCGTCAGGTGAAAAAAGTCAAAGCTTCTGGAGAACTTCAACAGTTGCTTTCCCACTACGATCTCATGATTCGCAACATTCGCGATCTCATGATGGTTGCGGGACAGAGTGCGGCGCAGGCGTCGGAGCTGTCCGAGCAGATTCACAGCGGCACCCAAGAAGCGACGGCGGCCGCCGAGCAAGTCACCCGCTCCGTGGATGAAGTAGCGTCGGGCAGCGAACGCCAGAATCAGTCGCTGCAACGCGCCAACGACGAGATGAGCAACATCGTGCACGACTTGGAGAGCATCGCGGCTTCCACCAAGGAACTGAGCGACCTCGCCCTTGACGTAGACGTTGCTTCGAACGCCGGCCGCAAGACCCTGCAACGCACACGCGAAGAAATGAACCAGATCCACCGCCATGTCCAACACACCTCGGAAACGATGAACATCTTGGGCGAACAGTCGGAGCGAATCGGTTCCATCGTCGACGTGATCGGTGCGATTGCCGGACAGACCAATCTCTTGGCACTCAACGCCGCCATCGAAGCTGCACGAGCCGGGGAACAGGGACGGGGCTTCTCCGTCGTCGCCGACGAAGTGCGCAAACTCGCCGAGCAATCGGAGCTGGCGGCACGTGAAATCGCCGAGCTCGTTCTGGGCATTCGCGAGCAAGTAGAAGCGAGCATCGCCGGCATGCAACAGGGCTTGCAAGCGGTGATCGGCGGCGAGCGGGCGATGGTCGAAACCGAGCAGGCGTTTGGCATCGTCGGAGAGCGTCTGCTCGGTGTGACGAGCGGAGTGGCAGGGGTCTACGAACTGACGAAGACCGCCTCGCTGCACTCCAAGATCGTCGAGCAGGAGTTCCATTCCATCGCCCACGTCTCCGAAACGACCGTCGCTTCCACCGAGGAAGTCGCGGCCGCCATCGAAGAACAGAGCGCGATGATGATCTCTCTGGCGCAATCAATGGAAGAACTGCGTCGTCTCTCTGAAACCCTCAACGGAGCGGTCGGACGATTTGAATGCAACGAGTAA
- a CDS encoding MFS transporter, translated as MESSSSWKRTVWILWFGSLLTNASYTMVVPFLPLYLIQELGVAKSDANWWSGIIFSVSFLVGGIMAPYWGALADKHGKKKMILRAGFSLFFVYSLGAFVHSPWELLGVRVLHGLVAGFVPASMAIVASTTPEKHMGWSLGLMQTAGATGGILGPLMGGVLSEIFGMRMSFIASGVSVLLATLLVLKFVHETPVAPAKERSRIRDDVKVAWNNRPMLRALSILIVFQTALAILQPVLTLYVADLQGSLDGSVLSSGLIFSLSGIAMIIAAPYWGRWGQKQGFRSTLLIALLGAGVLTIAQVLPDNLLTFSINRFAIGLFMAGILPACNAIVVENTSADFRGRAFGLTTSANQFGAMIGPLIGGFMSGFVSIPFVFVITGLLLLVNAGNVMLWPRQSVVKPQTAKSA; from the coding sequence ATGGAATCATCCTCATCATGGAAACGCACCGTCTGGATTCTTTGGTTCGGCTCGTTGCTCACCAATGCAAGTTACACCATGGTCGTGCCGTTCCTGCCGCTGTACCTGATCCAAGAGCTCGGGGTTGCCAAAAGTGACGCCAACTGGTGGTCGGGGATCATCTTCTCGGTTTCCTTCCTCGTCGGTGGAATCATGGCGCCGTACTGGGGCGCACTTGCCGACAAGCACGGCAAGAAAAAAATGATCTTGCGCGCCGGATTCTCGCTGTTCTTCGTCTACTCGCTCGGTGCGTTTGTCCATTCCCCGTGGGAATTGCTCGGCGTGCGCGTCTTGCACGGCCTGGTGGCAGGCTTCGTGCCCGCCTCGATGGCCATCGTCGCCTCGACCACTCCGGAGAAGCACATGGGCTGGAGTCTCGGTCTCATGCAGACCGCGGGTGCTACGGGCGGCATCCTCGGCCCGCTGATGGGCGGAGTTTTGTCGGAGATCTTCGGCATGCGGATGTCGTTCATCGCCTCCGGGGTCTCCGTTTTGCTCGCCACCTTGCTCGTCCTGAAATTCGTCCACGAGACGCCGGTCGCCCCGGCCAAGGAGCGCTCCCGCATCCGCGACGACGTCAAAGTCGCGTGGAACAACCGCCCGATGCTGCGGGCGCTGTCGATCTTGATCGTTTTCCAAACCGCATTGGCGATCTTGCAACCGGTCCTGACGCTGTACGTGGCCGATCTGCAAGGCAGCCTGGACGGTTCTGTACTCTCCTCAGGCCTGATCTTCTCGCTCTCCGGCATCGCGATGATCATCGCGGCTCCGTACTGGGGACGCTGGGGGCAGAAGCAGGGCTTCCGCAGCACGTTGCTGATCGCGTTGCTCGGAGCGGGCGTGCTGACCATCGCACAAGTCCTGCCTGACAACTTGCTGACGTTTAGTATCAACCGTTTTGCCATCGGGTTGTTCATGGCGGGGATCTTGCCCGCATGCAACGCCATCGTCGTGGAGAACACATCGGCTGACTTCCGGGGTCGTGCGTTTGGCTTGACGACGTCCGCCAACCAATTCGGCGCGATGATCGGCCCGCTGATCGGCGGCTTCATGAGCGGCTTCGTCTCGATACCGTTCGTGTTCGTGATCACCGGACTGCTGCTGCTCGTAAACGCCGGCAACGTCATGCTCTGGCCGCGTCAATCGGTCGTCAAACCGCAAACCGCCAAAAGCGCATAA
- a CDS encoding TSUP family transporter, with protein MTAADVAVYVIIGLIGSFCSGLLGVGGAIVTYPLLFFVPPLFGAYAMTPNEISAVTMFQVFASSGIGMLMYRKSPWLNRSVVLTIGGGMTGGSLIGSLLSGFMPGQVIHILYGCMALLAVVLMLKKRQGGTLESAEPPAHIEFKRSLAITLAVAVGLLSGIVGAGGSFLLIPIMLGILKLPTRTAIASSLIVVFLSSIGGVIGKSAGGHVHIALTAMIVAASLFGSTFGARIGQRMNVQVLRLVLVAIIFVSALNIWGELIYKWIET; from the coding sequence GTGACGGCTGCAGATGTTGCAGTATACGTGATCATAGGCTTGATCGGTTCCTTTTGCTCCGGCCTACTAGGCGTTGGCGGGGCGATTGTTACATACCCGCTTCTCTTTTTTGTTCCCCCATTGTTTGGGGCGTATGCGATGACGCCCAATGAAATTTCGGCGGTGACGATGTTTCAAGTGTTTGCGTCCAGCGGGATCGGGATGTTGATGTACCGCAAATCTCCGTGGTTGAACCGAAGCGTCGTACTGACGATTGGCGGAGGGATGACCGGAGGGAGTTTGATCGGCAGTTTGTTGTCCGGTTTCATGCCGGGGCAAGTCATTCACATCCTGTACGGTTGCATGGCACTGCTCGCCGTCGTGCTGATGTTGAAAAAACGACAAGGCGGAACGCTTGAGAGTGCAGAGCCGCCGGCGCACATCGAATTCAAGCGGTCGCTTGCGATCACGCTTGCCGTCGCCGTCGGGTTGCTCTCCGGCATCGTCGGAGCGGGTGGGTCGTTCCTGCTGATTCCGATCATGCTCGGCATTTTGAAACTGCCGACCCGAACGGCGATCGCTTCGTCCTTGATCGTTGTGTTTCTCTCCTCGATTGGCGGTGTGATCGGCAAGTCGGCGGGGGGACATGTCCACATCGCGCTGACGGCGATGATCGTCGCGGCGAGTCTGTTCGGCTCCACGTTCGGGGCGCGGATCGGGCAACGTATGAACGTGCAGGTGCTTCGTTTGGTTTTGGTCGCGATCATTTTCGTCTCTGCGCTGAACATCTGGGGCGAGTTGATCTACAAGTGGATCGAAACCTAA
- a CDS encoding helix-turn-helix domain-containing protein: protein MLSLGTRIREMRLKKSMTQIDLAKDLCTPSMISQIESDRARPSYKILFEIAKKLDVTLDKLLVNVDLDLEHMSTFKMAQTMMASKEYRAALPLLESVADHAGEGNIPQIDLLQALGTCQFHEGKLHASELNFQQAMELAQVEGHVDATVQSLLMLGHIAYEKRNLPVALHNWLHGLDELHRTDCPDPALEVELLTRIASAHFDSGKIQDAVEIYEDLVTRYCDSGHIREMAELHRRLGDSYRRLEQHSKAIHHLEQAITLYKTMRFQHSLLEVRRQHAILQGETGSLSAAMAVLEEVADEYEREGDEVAESTTLIALGKMALESFNYPLAEQVALRAQEMLPADQPETGDLHRLFATLHLANNRHTQGIESLRLAISSYRSHNRLHELEQATQELCDSLATTQSFEVAFKELLGTHSLILETLNHRGIVL from the coding sequence ATGTTAAGCTTGGGAACCCGCATTCGAGAGATGCGCCTAAAAAAATCGATGACCCAAATTGATCTTGCCAAGGATCTCTGTACGCCGAGCATGATTTCGCAAATTGAATCGGACCGTGCAAGACCCAGTTATAAAATTTTGTTCGAGATCGCCAAAAAATTAGATGTCACGTTGGACAAGCTGCTGGTCAATGTAGACCTTGACCTTGAACATATGAGCACCTTTAAAATGGCGCAAACGATGATGGCTTCCAAAGAATACCGCGCCGCCCTACCGCTTTTGGAAAGCGTAGCCGACCACGCCGGCGAAGGCAACATTCCGCAGATCGACCTGCTCCAAGCGCTCGGCACCTGCCAGTTTCACGAAGGCAAACTGCATGCTTCCGAATTGAATTTCCAACAAGCGATGGAACTCGCTCAAGTGGAGGGCCATGTCGATGCGACTGTGCAGTCGCTGCTCATGCTCGGCCACATCGCCTATGAGAAACGCAATTTGCCCGTGGCTCTGCACAATTGGTTGCACGGCCTCGACGAACTCCATCGCACCGATTGCCCCGACCCGGCGCTCGAAGTCGAACTGTTGACCCGCATCGCTTCGGCGCACTTCGATTCCGGCAAAATTCAAGACGCGGTGGAAATTTACGAAGACCTCGTCACCCGCTACTGCGACTCCGGCCATATCCGCGAGATGGCAGAACTGCATCGTCGTCTCGGCGATTCTTACCGCCGCCTCGAACAGCACAGCAAAGCGATTCACCATTTGGAACAAGCGATCACCCTCTACAAAACGATGCGCTTCCAACATTCGCTCTTGGAAGTTCGCCGTCAACACGCGATCCTCCAAGGAGAAACCGGGTCGCTCAGCGCTGCAATGGCCGTCCTCGAAGAAGTCGCCGACGAATACGAGCGAGAAGGCGATGAAGTGGCAGAAAGCACCACGCTGATTGCCTTGGGCAAGATGGCGCTTGAATCGTTCAACTACCCGCTCGCCGAGCAAGTGGCCCTTCGCGCCCAAGAGATGCTTCCGGCAGACCAACCGGAGACGGGCGATCTGCACCGTCTGTTTGCCACCCTGCACCTTGCCAACAACCGCCACACGCAAGGCATCGAATCACTGCGACTCGCCATCTCCTCCTACCGCAGCCACAACCGTCTGCACGAACTTGAACAAGCGACCCAAGAGCTCTGCGATTCGCTTGCCACCACGCAATCGTTTGAAGTCGCTTTTAAGGAACTGCTCGGCACACACTCCCTGATCCTCGAAACGCTCAACCATCGCGGGATCGTCTTGTAA